The Calditrichota bacterium genome includes the window ATCGTTTTTTTCACTTACCTCATTATATGGCGACCATTTTTTCCAACCTTCAAGTTCTATTTTTACACTCCCGATAAATACTTCCATATATGACAAAATTGGAACACGAAAGGCGTCATCACTAAACCAGGCTTCAAATGGTCCGGTAACTCCTGCAATGCCTTCAACAAAAAGCTCACCATTAAAATACAAAGTTGAAAGCCCCTGTGGAATTGAATCAATCTCAGTAATTGTTCTTTCTTCTGTAAAGTTAAAAACAACATCGCCGGATTTATCTTCAATAAATGTTGAAACTGTATCCTTGCCCGGTATGGCAGAGTTTATTCGTGCAAAATAAATAAGGCTAATTCCATCAATTTTTTTTGGAGTTAAGGTAAGTGTTTTTTTCTGAACCTTCTTGGGATCTTCTAAATCAACAAGGCTCACATTGATTTTCATATTATCATAATCAAAATCGTAAATTGCATTGTATTTTTCACCATCTATTTTTTCATCAGAGACAAAACGGGCAACTTTAAAATCATCAGTAATGTAGGTATTGTAAACACTTTCATGGTCAATCCAAAAAAGTAAGGGATTAGATTGAATTACAACTTTTATATGATTTGCATTCTTCCCGTTAACTTCTTCTTTTCCCAAATTTGAAAGAGTTATTTTCCCAAGATGGAAAAATGAATAATCTACACCATACGTAAGCTCCTGCCCTTTTTGCCATTTAAACTCCTTATGATCCTGAGCCTGGATACTCTGTGTAAAAATTAATAATAAAATCGTGATAATTAATTGGAATAATTTTGTGGTAAATTTGCGGATGAACATTTTGGTCAGATTTCCTTCAAATAATTTCAAAGAAACAATATACGTTTATATTCTAAATTGTTTCTGTTAAAAATATCATATTTTAGTTTTTTAGGATTAGAGATAATCTCGTCACGATACGTAGTTTTATTAGAGGCTTTATTTCGATATTATTGTCTCACAGATGGAATTATGAAATTATTTTATCATTAATAATTTTCCACAAAAGTTTGTTTTAAAATAGTTTTCAAATTATCAATATATTGTTCTTGCGACCAGCCGTATTCTACAACTAAATGCTCCCAATTATAAACGGATAGCATTGTCATAAACACTTCAGTTGCATCTTTTTGAGACCAACGCCCGGCAAGAATTCCTTCACTTTGCAATGTTTCAACAATTTCCTGGCATACATCAAATAAGCAACGCATACTACCATCCCAGGCTGTTGCCGCGGCCTCATCTGTGTCACGCGTTTTCAATAGTGCTTTGGCCAAACCATATATTTCGGGAATATAATTTCCCCAGACGTTAACGCAAGCGTCTATTAATTCACCTCCATTATCAGCAGTTTTTAACTGATTTAAGCGTTCATTTAATCCTTTTACATCATCCACATATGCCACTGTCGCTATCATCAGTTCTGTGCGATTTGAAAAATGGAGGTACAATGCCTGGCGAGAGATACCTACATCAGCTGCGATATCACGCATATGCACATCCTGACCAACACGTTGCTCCATCAAATGCCAGGTGGTTTCGAGAATTTTTTTCCGGGTTAAATCTTTTTTAGTTGACATGATGTCAAGTATACTCTATATTCTCCGGCAAGTCAATTGACACGGTGTCAAGTAATGGTAGTATTATAATGGAAGTAATCTATGAAAAATCAAACAAGAAGAGAGTTTCTCATTAACGGAAGCATATTAAGCATAGCTGCAATTAGCTCTACTTCAACAGGAAGCGAACGCCTCTTGTCCCAGCCTATTGAAGCAGATAAAATTCAATTTCCTGAATCGGATTGTAGCAAAAACATCGATGACAATTATAAAATACTAATTGCATATGCTTCTGAATTCGAGTCAACTGCTGAAGTTGCAATAGCTATCTCAAAAGTTTTCTGTGCAAGGGGCCATTTTGTTGAAACTAAATGGATCAAAAATATACATAGTATACAAAAATATGACGCTGTCATTCTTGGAAGCGCTATTCAATATGACAAATGGATGCCTGAAGCAGAAAAGTTTGTTCAATTAAACCAGAAAAAACTTAGAGAAATTCCTGTAGCCTATTTCTTTACATGCCTTACTCTCTCAGAAAAAAGCAAAAAAACAGAGAAAACGGCCAGTAAATATGCCGAGAAACTCATGGCCATTGATCCTTTGGTAAATCCACTAAGTATTGGACAATTCGCAGGTGTACTCGATTATGATAAAATGTCTCTTTTTAAGAAACTTATGTTTAAAACTATTTCTTTGGTTACCGGCGTTCAGGAGGGCGATTACAGGAATTGGAATATCATTGATGGATGGGCAAACAACGTACATTTTAGATTTTCAAAAAAAATGAAAAACAAAAGTGATGTAAACAAAGTTTAAACATAAAAAAAGGAAAGAATATGAAATTAATAGTATTTGGTGCCTCCGGTGGTACTGGCCAATTCCTGGTTACTCAGGCACTTAAACAGGGACATGAGGTAACAGCTTTTGTCCGGAATCCGCAAAAACTGAAGCAAAAAGGTTCTAAGTTGAAAGTGATACAAGGTGATGTTTTGGATACTCAAACGTTGGAAAAAGCCATATCCGGGCATGATGCCGTTTTGTGCTCAATTGGTTTATCAAAAATTTTTGACAAGAGTAACTTAAGGGCAAACGGTACAAAAAATATTATTGAGGCAATGAGAAAAACCAAAGTAAAGCGGCTCATTTGTCAATCCACATTTGGCGCAGGTGATAGTTATAATATGCTGCCCTTCAGTTATAAATATTTAGTTTTTCCATTATTATTAAGGCGCGTACTTGCTGATCATGAAGTTCAGGAAAAATATGTAAGGGAAAGTAAACTAGACTGGACAATTGTGCGTCCGGGCTCCTTAACTGATGATGTGGAAACCGGCATTTATTTTCATGGGTTTACAGCTGGGACAAAAGTAACAGCAAAAATTTCCAGAGCGGATGCTGCAAACTTTATGTTGAAACAGTTAAACGATGCTCGCTATATGTTAAAATCTCCTAGCCTTTCATACTAAAATCATTTTGAGCGAAGCATCTTTAATTATTTGAGAAGTTTAAGGTGCTTCCATCTACTGTTTAGCCTCCACCACCATGGCGGATAATTTTGGCGTCTTTCATAAAAACCACATCTTCCGCAATATTTGTTGATAAATCACCCACTCGCTCCAAGGAACGGGCTGCACGAACAACGCCAAACGCTTCATTGATTTTGCTGACATCCTTTTTTATAAGCTCCTTCGCATCTTTCAGAATTTCGTCATATAAATTATCAACATCCTCGTCTTTCTCAAGCACATCACGGGCATCATCTGCATCCTGATGGATAAAGGAGCTGACTACATCATGCAGCATAGAACACGATATTTTTTTCATGTCATTAAGTTTCTTTACCAATTCTGCAGGAACCGGTTCATCTTTTAGTTCCAAAACCGTTTGAGCGATGTTTGCAGCATGGTCGCCTATTCGTTCCAAATCATTATTCATTTTTAAGCCACCAACAATAAAGCGCAGGTCTATTGCCACAGGCTGTTGCAATGCCAGTAATGCCAAAATATTCTCTTCAATTTTAACTTCAAGGTCATCCACTTCATTATCTTTTGCGATAACCTGTTCAGCCAATTTTATATCCTGTTTTTTAAAGGCTTTTATCGATTGGCGAATATTATGCTCTACTTCGTTGGCCAGAAAAATCAGGTCTTTTTTTATATTATCAAGTAGGTGTATAAACTTTTCTTTCATTATCCAAACCTTCCGGTGATATAATCTTCTGTTAATTTTTCAGTTGGGTTGGTAAATATTTTTTTAGTCTCATCTCGTTCAACAAGTTCTCCCAACATCATAAAGGCTGTATAATCGGATATACGCGCAGCCTGTTGCATATTATGGGTCACGATCACGATTGTGTAATCTTTTTTCAATTCTTCAATTGTTTCTTCAATTTTTCCTGTTGAGATTGGATCCAGTGCTGAGGCCGGTTCATCCATTAAAATTATATCCGGTTTGTTTGCCAATGTACGAGCAATGCATAAACGTTGCTGCTGCCCACCAGATAAATCCAAAGCAGAATTATGAAGCCGGTCTTTTACCTCACGCCACAAATCACCTTGTACCAGAGCTGATTCAACTATTTCATTTAAATCATTTTTATCTGTGATTCCATTTACTTGTGGCCCAAAAGCTACATTTTCCCAAATGCTCATCGGGAAAGGATTTGATTTTTGGAAAACCATGCCAACAGATTTACGCAGATCTTCCATTTGCATATCCTGTTTATAAATATCCTCACCGTGAATCTTAATTTCACCATTTATATAAGAATCCTGGATTAGGTCATTCATCCGGTTAAAACATCTTAAAAGTGTTGATTTCCCACAACCGGACGG containing:
- a CDS encoding SDR family oxidoreductase — encoded protein: MKLIVFGASGGTGQFLVTQALKQGHEVTAFVRNPQKLKQKGSKLKVIQGDVLDTQTLEKAISGHDAVLCSIGLSKIFDKSNLRANGTKNIIEAMRKTKVKRLICQSTFGAGDSYNMLPFSYKYLVFPLLLRRVLADHEVQEKYVRESKLDWTIVRPGSLTDDVETGIYFHGFTAGTKVTAKISRADAANFMLKQLNDARYMLKSPSLSY
- a CDS encoding TetR/AcrR family transcriptional regulator, with product MSTKKDLTRKKILETTWHLMEQRVGQDVHMRDIAADVGISRQALYLHFSNRTELMIATVAYVDDVKGLNERLNQLKTADNGGELIDACVNVWGNYIPEIYGLAKALLKTRDTDEAAATAWDGSMRCLFDVCQEIVETLQSEGILAGRWSQKDATEVFMTMLSVYNWEHLVVEYGWSQEQYIDNLKTILKQTFVENY
- the phoU gene encoding phosphate signaling complex protein PhoU, producing MKEKFIHLLDNIKKDLIFLANEVEHNIRQSIKAFKKQDIKLAEQVIAKDNEVDDLEVKIEENILALLALQQPVAIDLRFIVGGLKMNNDLERIGDHAANIAQTVLELKDEPVPAELVKKLNDMKKISCSMLHDVVSSFIHQDADDARDVLEKDEDVDNLYDEILKDAKELIKKDVSKINEAFGVVRAARSLERVGDLSTNIAEDVVFMKDAKIIRHGGGG
- the pstB gene encoding phosphate ABC transporter ATP-binding protein: MEDEVKKEKVVIETKNLDFFYNPEAQALKNVNITIPDKKVTAFIGPSGCGKSTLLRCFNRMNDLIQDSYINGEIKIHGEDIYKQDMQMEDLRKSVGMVFQKSNPFPMSIWENVAFGPQVNGITDKNDLNEIVESALVQGDLWREVKDRLHNSALDLSGGQQQRLCIARTLANKPDIILMDEPASALDPISTGKIEETIEELKKDYTIVIVTHNMQQAARISDYTAFMMLGELVERDETKKIFTNPTEKLTEDYITGRFG
- a CDS encoding DUF3108 domain-containing protein; this encodes MFIRKFTTKLFQLIITILLLIFTQSIQAQDHKEFKWQKGQELTYGVDYSFFHLGKITLSNLGKEEVNGKNANHIKVVIQSNPLLFWIDHESVYNTYITDDFKVARFVSDEKIDGEKYNAIYDFDYDNMKINVSLVDLEDPKKVQKKTLTLTPKKIDGISLIYFARINSAIPGKDTVSTFIEDKSGDVVFNFTEERTITEIDSIPQGLSTLYFNGELFVEGIAGVTGPFEAWFSDDAFRVPILSYMEVFIGSVKIELEGWKKWSPYNEVSEKNDSLKSIKQN